Proteins from a genomic interval of Sphingobacterium sp. SYP-B4668:
- a CDS encoding BON domain-containing protein, whose product MNLRKLIPMLLMSGVLTMSMVACKSKVSDADLKAKVETAVSGNPDVLVDVKDGVVTLSGTVATEQEKISLETAAKAAEKGVKSVVNNIVVEAPVSVLPTPADDALVKNVTDALKDFPSVTAQVQDGIIHVTGTLEQTRIMTLKQALDNLNPKKVDLSGVTVK is encoded by the coding sequence ATGAATTTGAGAAAATTAATCCCCATGCTGCTGATGTCTGGTGTACTGACCATGAGCATGGTAGCTTGCAAGTCCAAAGTATCGGATGCAGACCTAAAGGCTAAAGTAGAGACTGCTGTAAGCGGCAATCCTGATGTGTTGGTAGATGTGAAAGATGGCGTTGTGACGCTGTCAGGTACAGTGGCGACCGAGCAGGAGAAAATCAGTTTAGAAACGGCCGCAAAAGCGGCAGAAAAAGGCGTGAAGTCTGTAGTCAATAATATTGTCGTGGAGGCGCCGGTATCGGTATTGCCAACACCCGCAGATGATGCTTTGGTCAAAAATGTGACAGACGCCCTAAAGGACTTTCCGTCAGTTACTGCCCAGGTGCAAGATGGTATTATCCATGTGACAGGTACGCTTGAACAGACTCGTATCATGACGTTGAAGCAAGCCTTAGACAATCTTAACCCTAAGAAAGTCGATTTATCAGGCGTAACCGTTAAATAA
- a CDS encoding SH3 domain-containing protein — translation MALQDKYKVLLDTARASGINDLQVAEQDGVLRIAGTAPTADVKNKLWDIYGQIDPNFLTGDVVMNVDVATEVPGSQVRVITDNSNLNIRKGPGTDQPIVGKAAKGEIITLISKANDEWWLVRTKDNEEGYCYAQYLESI, via the coding sequence ATGGCACTACAAGATAAGTATAAAGTATTACTCGATACGGCTAGGGCCTCGGGTATAAATGATTTACAGGTGGCCGAGCAGGATGGCGTACTGCGTATTGCAGGAACAGCACCCACAGCAGATGTGAAGAACAAGCTTTGGGATATCTATGGACAAATCGACCCCAATTTTTTGACAGGAGATGTAGTCATGAATGTAGATGTGGCAACGGAGGTTCCTGGTAGTCAGGTTCGGGTCATCACCGATAATAGTAATCTCAATATTCGAAAAGGACCAGGCACAGATCAGCCCATAGTAGGGAAGGCCGCTAAAGGGGAAATCATTACCTTGATCAGCAAGGCCAACGATGAATGGTGGTTAGTCCGTACTAAAGACAATGAAGAAGGATATTGTTATGCGCAATATTTAGAATCTATTTAG
- a CDS encoding M1 family metallopeptidase, whose protein sequence is MKKILSILLSLLTLSAFAQELYIPRNIKKAYEQGTRSTTGAPGTAYWQNKGVYDVQIKVDAATKVVSGTETILYTNNSPDTLTQVAIRFDNNVHKPNAPRANYAENDFLTSGLKIHSFAMNGRQYEVNAQDWGTVTLGDFQETILPGGHATFTISWEYPLSILSDREGQIDPSTFYLAYSYPRISVYDDYNGWDLLPHNGRQEFYNDFNDYTFRITAPKNFVVWATGIFLNPEEVLTPQSLERYKQSLISDQRVHVANLGEMKSGSVTQQNEWNVWKFKADHVTDFCFAMSDHYVWDAASVQLASKRVSIQAAYKSGTKDFEQYVDWCQYAIKWFSEHWPGIEYPYPVMTAIHGFADMEYPMMINDSSVPDNFLDARQTADHEIAHTYFPFYMGTNESRYAYMDEGWATAFEYLIGLDENGLEVTQQMFKDFRVKSWISDPSAEQDQPLISMSSQLTGVGYGNNSYIKSALSYLALKEYLGDELFKKALHHYMDNWNGKHPNPWDYFYSMNIGAGKNLNWFWNNWFFSNHYIDLQISEAKQATGQLEITVDNVGGFAVPFDLHINLADGTTKTVHYTPDLWEKTPKQTKLSVPVKGNVKKVELDGGIFMDYTPDDNVKVL, encoded by the coding sequence ATGAAAAAAATACTCAGTATACTATTATCCCTGCTGACGCTCTCTGCTTTTGCACAGGAGCTTTATATTCCTAGAAATATAAAAAAAGCTTATGAACAAGGCACGCGCAGTACAACAGGTGCTCCTGGTACAGCTTACTGGCAAAACAAGGGAGTATATGACGTGCAGATAAAAGTCGACGCCGCAACAAAAGTAGTGAGCGGTACGGAGACCATACTTTATACCAACAATAGTCCGGACACGCTTACGCAGGTGGCTATTCGATTTGATAATAATGTGCATAAACCCAATGCACCGCGCGCAAACTATGCAGAGAACGATTTTTTAACCAGTGGATTGAAGATACATTCTTTCGCCATGAATGGTCGACAATATGAAGTTAATGCGCAAGATTGGGGTACTGTGACCTTGGGCGATTTTCAAGAAACCATCCTCCCTGGTGGGCATGCCACGTTTACAATATCTTGGGAGTATCCGCTTTCGATATTGAGTGATAGAGAGGGACAAATCGACCCATCTACTTTTTACCTCGCCTATTCGTATCCGCGTATATCTGTATATGACGATTACAACGGATGGGACCTCTTACCACATAATGGACGTCAGGAGTTTTATAATGATTTTAACGATTATACATTCCGTATTACAGCTCCAAAGAATTTTGTGGTGTGGGCGACAGGGATATTCCTCAATCCCGAAGAAGTATTGACCCCCCAATCCCTAGAGCGATACAAACAATCCCTGATTAGTGATCAGCGTGTACATGTTGCCAATCTTGGCGAGATGAAATCAGGTAGCGTTACTCAGCAGAATGAGTGGAACGTCTGGAAATTTAAAGCAGACCACGTCACCGATTTTTGTTTTGCTATGAGTGATCATTATGTCTGGGATGCCGCTAGCGTGCAGCTGGCTAGTAAGCGTGTAAGTATACAAGCCGCATACAAATCAGGGACCAAGGATTTTGAACAATATGTGGATTGGTGTCAATATGCGATTAAATGGTTTTCAGAGCATTGGCCGGGTATAGAATACCCTTATCCCGTCATGACGGCTATTCACGGATTTGCAGATATGGAATACCCGATGATGATCAATGATTCCAGCGTACCAGACAATTTTTTGGACGCCAGACAAACTGCCGATCATGAAATTGCACACACTTACTTCCCGTTTTATATGGGAACCAATGAAAGTAGGTATGCATATATGGATGAGGGGTGGGCCACAGCATTTGAGTATTTAATAGGTCTAGACGAGAATGGACTAGAAGTGACTCAACAAATGTTTAAAGATTTTAGGGTCAAGAGCTGGATTTCAGATCCATCTGCCGAACAGGATCAACCTTTGATTTCGATGAGTTCGCAATTGACAGGGGTAGGCTATGGCAACAATTCCTACATCAAATCGGCACTCTCGTACTTAGCGTTGAAAGAATATCTTGGTGATGAATTGTTCAAAAAAGCGCTACATCACTATATGGACAATTGGAATGGGAAGCACCCGAATCCTTGGGACTACTTTTATTCGATGAATATTGGTGCTGGCAAAAATCTGAATTGGTTTTGGAATAATTGGTTTTTCAGCAACCATTACATAGACCTCCAGATAAGCGAAGCTAAGCAAGCAACAGGTCAATTGGAGATTACGGTGGACAATGTGGGAGGATTTGCAGTGCCTTTTGATTTACATATCAACTTAGCGGACGGCACGACTAAGACGGTGCACTATACTCCTGACCTGTGGGAGAAAACACCCAAACAAACTAAACTGAGCGTACCTGTAAAAGGAAATGTGAAAAAAGTTGAATTGGATGGTGGCATATTTATGGATTACACCCCTGATGACAACGTCAAAGTGCTCTAA
- the tenA gene encoding thiaminase II, whose amino-acid sequence MNWSEQAWQEITPIYKNILEMPFIVELTEGTLDIQKFQFYMAQDSAYLEHFGRALALIGARAYHIQDALTFMRFGENAIIVENALHESYFADFGLTARGQIQPACHHYIHFLKSTAALDTVEVGMAALLPCFWIYKQVGDYIYSAKSQRDNPYQKWIDTYAGEEFGNEVKKAIGICDRIASATTIDMRQKMTEAFVTAARLEYDFWNAAYTLRTW is encoded by the coding sequence ATGAACTGGTCTGAACAGGCATGGCAAGAGATAACGCCAATTTATAAGAATATTTTAGAGATGCCTTTTATCGTTGAATTAACAGAAGGCACGCTCGATATCCAAAAATTTCAGTTTTATATGGCGCAAGATTCGGCCTATTTAGAGCACTTCGGCAGAGCTCTTGCATTGATTGGCGCACGGGCATACCACATACAGGATGCGCTAACCTTTATGCGATTTGGCGAAAATGCTATTATTGTGGAGAATGCCCTGCATGAGTCCTACTTTGCTGACTTCGGTCTTACGGCACGGGGACAAATCCAACCTGCTTGTCACCATTACATCCATTTTTTGAAAAGTACTGCAGCTTTGGATACAGTAGAAGTAGGTATGGCTGCACTACTACCCTGCTTTTGGATATACAAGCAAGTAGGTGATTACATCTACTCGGCTAAATCCCAACGGGACAATCCCTATCAGAAATGGATAGATACCTATGCGGGCGAGGAATTTGGAAATGAGGTTAAAAAGGCGATCGGCATATGTGACCGCATTGCATCAGCAACTACGATCGACATGCGCCAAAAAATGACAGAAGCCTTTGTCACTGCGGCCCGTCTAGAATACGACTTTTGGAATGCCGCCTATACGCTTAGAACTTGGTAA
- the thiD gene encoding bifunctional hydroxymethylpyrimidine kinase/phosphomethylpyrimidine kinase, with translation MNQEYSYRSVLTIAGFDGSGGAGIQADIKTFSALGCFATSVLTALPVQNTLGVKSIYPIPTSVVQDQIWTILDDIFPDAIKIGMVHTSELVDVIVDTLQGYPGVPLVFDPVMVATSGHRLIKDSTIETIIERLFPITEVVTPNMDEAAILAEMPVRTLDDMYIAGQKILALGCRSVLLKGGHLRTPTLTSLYFDSNAQIHKFDFEKFETRNTHGSGCTLSSAIASYIAQGKSLLEAVQLGQNYVHEAISNGKDVKVGKGNGPLNHFFNPQKLIKYELV, from the coding sequence ATGAATCAAGAATATAGCTATCGCAGCGTCCTGACTATTGCAGGATTTGACGGAAGTGGAGGTGCTGGAATCCAAGCGGATATCAAGACTTTTTCAGCATTGGGGTGTTTCGCAACGTCGGTACTTACGGCTTTACCTGTACAGAATACTTTGGGAGTAAAAAGCATCTATCCGATACCTACTTCAGTCGTGCAGGATCAAATTTGGACGATACTGGATGACATCTTTCCCGACGCCATCAAAATAGGAATGGTCCATACATCAGAACTTGTAGATGTTATCGTAGACACGTTACAGGGGTATCCAGGAGTTCCATTGGTTTTTGACCCGGTAATGGTTGCGACCAGTGGCCACCGACTTATAAAAGACAGTACGATAGAAACCATTATTGAAAGGCTGTTTCCGATTACCGAAGTAGTGACTCCTAATATGGACGAGGCTGCAATTCTCGCCGAAATGCCAGTCCGCACACTCGATGATATGTATATTGCCGGTCAAAAAATACTGGCATTAGGATGCCGTTCGGTCCTACTCAAAGGGGGACACCTAAGGACCCCTACATTAACGTCTCTCTACTTTGACAGTAATGCTCAAATCCATAAATTTGATTTTGAAAAATTTGAGACCAGGAATACCCACGGGTCAGGCTGTACGCTTTCTTCTGCTATAGCAAGCTACATTGCGCAAGGAAAGTCTCTTCTTGAAGCCGTCCAACTTGGACAAAATTATGTACACGAAGCCATCTCAAATGGTAAGGACGTGAAAGTAGGTAAAGGTAATGGTCCCTTAAATCATTTTTTCAACCCACAAAAACTTATTAAGTATGAACTGGTCTGA
- the thiE gene encoding thiamine phosphate synthase — protein MIHPLFPYPLYLVISESDCYGKDMLTVAEQAILGGVDIIQLREKDLSTRAFLEKASRLKELTDKHGISLIINDNLTVAMQVQSYGIHVGNSDIAPTDIRKQWTGVQNIGYSIECLSQLHSSETEAADYLGISPVFSTPTKRDTITEWGLDGIRQIASLTDKPLVAIGNMKLENVEHVIAAGAHSVAVVSAICAADDPQKAAFELKNKITK, from the coding sequence ATGATACATCCGCTGTTCCCCTATCCACTCTATCTAGTTATTTCTGAAAGTGATTGCTATGGCAAAGATATGCTGACAGTGGCAGAACAGGCTATACTAGGAGGTGTAGACATCATTCAATTAAGAGAGAAGGATTTGTCTACAAGGGCCTTTTTAGAAAAAGCCAGCAGATTGAAAGAGCTTACAGATAAGCATGGGATATCGTTGATTATCAACGACAATCTAACTGTCGCCATGCAAGTCCAATCCTATGGGATACATGTGGGTAATTCGGACATAGCTCCTACCGACATACGGAAACAATGGACAGGGGTGCAAAATATTGGGTACTCAATAGAATGTCTTTCTCAACTTCACAGTTCGGAAACGGAGGCTGCGGACTATTTGGGCATCAGTCCGGTATTTAGTACGCCTACCAAACGAGATACCATCACCGAATGGGGTCTGGACGGAATTCGACAGATTGCCAGTTTAACAGACAAGCCTTTGGTCGCTATAGGAAATATGAAGCTTGAAAACGTCGAACATGTAATTGCTGCTGGGGCACATTCAGTAGCGGTGGTATCTGCGATATGTGCAGCCGATGACCCTCAAAAAGCGGCATTTGAACTTAAAAATAAGATAACGAAATGA
- the thiM gene encoding hydroxyethylthiazole kinase, translating to MKHKLWQHIESVRKRSPLVHNITNYVVMNNTANALLAIGASPIMAHAHAEVKEMMQICQSLVINIGTLDEYKVTSMKMAIEKAIELQKPWILDPVGAGATPYRDLVLSELLSYKPTVIRGNASEIMALAQTNAAPSKGVDSTHSSSEAIVSAKYLHENFDSIVCISGEVDYVIAKNSVFEIKNGHPLMTRVTGLGCSATAIIGAFIAVVTDKAEATIAGTALLSIAGQLAQSRSGGPGSLQVNILDELHTLSKTQFLDTLTLSGA from the coding sequence ATGAAACATAAACTTTGGCAGCACATTGAATCGGTCAGAAAGCGATCACCTCTGGTTCATAACATTACGAACTATGTGGTAATGAACAATACGGCAAATGCGTTATTAGCCATAGGAGCCTCTCCTATCATGGCGCATGCGCATGCAGAAGTGAAAGAGATGATGCAAATTTGTCAATCTCTGGTCATCAACATAGGCACCCTTGATGAGTACAAGGTGACGTCGATGAAAATGGCCATCGAAAAAGCCATCGAACTTCAAAAACCTTGGATATTGGACCCTGTAGGTGCAGGTGCGACGCCGTACAGAGATCTAGTCTTGTCTGAACTACTATCTTACAAACCTACGGTGATTCGGGGCAATGCATCCGAAATCATGGCACTTGCCCAAACCAATGCTGCGCCTTCAAAGGGTGTGGACAGCACCCATAGCAGTAGTGAAGCCATTGTATCAGCAAAATATCTGCATGAAAATTTTGATAGTATTGTTTGCATTTCTGGGGAAGTGGACTATGTGATTGCGAAGAATAGTGTTTTCGAAATCAAGAACGGACACCCCCTGATGACACGCGTTACGGGATTGGGTTGTAGTGCGACAGCGATTATAGGAGCTTTTATAGCTGTTGTAACTGACAAAGCAGAGGCTACTATCGCTGGAACTGCCTTATTGAGTATCGCAGGTCAGTTGGCGCAATCTAGAAGCGGGGGGCCAGGAAGTCTGCAAGTGAATATACTCGACGAGCTACACACGCTATCTAAAACACAGTTTTTGGATACTTTAACCCTATCAGGCGCATGA
- a CDS encoding AAA family ATPase has translation MSVYNLILGAPKKVTFDDLLFSTENRDIISQIIKEHHYIDELQKYGLTVDNKILLYGYSGCGKTSTAIAIANAMDRPLNILNLSTLVSSKLGETASNLKAIFDKVAREKSILFLDEFDQIGKMRIADEKDSSSGEMRRVVNTLIQLIDYFPADCLLICATNYYDLIDAALLRRFQLRLKYEMPSEQELDVYYQKILQPFPMHLHDIAPRYDISYAEARDYVHTLMKSRIIAELESKVLVDVEH, from the coding sequence ATGAGTGTTTACAATCTTATACTGGGGGCTCCAAAGAAGGTCACTTTTGATGATTTGCTATTCAGTACCGAAAATAGGGATATCATCAGTCAGATTATTAAAGAGCATCACTATATTGACGAACTTCAGAAATACGGATTGACAGTTGATAATAAGATATTACTCTATGGGTATTCGGGATGTGGTAAGACTTCTACTGCTATTGCCATTGCCAATGCAATGGACAGACCCCTTAATATTTTGAACTTAAGTACCTTGGTTTCATCTAAGTTAGGAGAAACGGCATCAAATCTCAAAGCGATATTTGATAAGGTAGCGCGTGAAAAATCGATTCTATTTTTGGATGAGTTCGATCAGATCGGCAAAATGAGGATAGCAGACGAAAAGGATTCTTCTTCTGGTGAAATGAGAAGAGTGGTCAATACGCTGATTCAATTGATTGACTATTTTCCGGCAGATTGCTTATTGATTTGCGCAACCAACTACTACGATCTAATCGATGCAGCCCTATTGAGGCGCTTTCAACTCCGCTTGAAGTATGAAATGCCTAGTGAACAAGAATTAGACGTATACTATCAAAAAATATTACAACCTTTCCCGATGCATTTGCACGATATCGCACCTAGATATGATATTTCATACGCAGAAGCACGGGACTATGTTCACACTCTCATGAAGTCCCGGATCATTGCAGAGTTGGAAAGCAAGGTGCTTGTTGATGTTGAACATTAG